One part of the Phycisphaeraceae bacterium genome encodes these proteins:
- the gcvP gene encoding aminomethyl-transferring glycine dehydrogenase, which yields MPETTTSVGRSAVSNGSHVPTATSAAAPPQSECFADRHIGPSDDEIVQMLGVLGYGSLDELTSATVPGSIRLDRPLNVGPAAGEFELIAELKRTASKNRVMRSMIGMGYSDTITPPVIQRNILENPGWYTQYTPYQAEIAQGRLEALLNFQTMVADLTGLPLAGASLLDEATAAAEAMAMCYAIAGGNEGSKRVFVVAEDCHPQNIAVCRTRAESLGITLVVSGVSAIDFSRSDVCGVLVQYPTTDGRVIDYSGVCEAAHRAGAQVVASADLLALTLITPPGEWGGGGADIAVGSAQRFGIPMGFGGPHAAYIATRSEHARKMPGRIIGVSRDAHGNPALRMAIQTREQHIKRERATSNICTAQALLAIMASMYAVYHGPDGLKRIAMRVHSNTSALASGLRGLGHDTGSAPFFDTLRVRLGAGVAAADVHARAVARGINLRPYEDGTVGVSLDETTSAADVAATLACFGGDGAAAAPGTRAEYPRGLSRTSSYLAHPVFNTHHSESEMLRYIFKLQNRDLSLAHSMIPLGSCTMKLNATSEMLPVTWPEFGRLHPFAPADQTLGYAELFASLESWLAEITGFAAVSLQPNAGSQGEYAGLMVIRAYHQSRGQGKRDVCLIPDSAHGTNPASAVIAGMKVVAVACDDHGNVDIADLRAKAKEHAADLSCLMITYPSTHGVFEEGIRDICKVVHDHGGQVYMDGANMNAQVGLTSPGVIGADVCHLNLHKTFCIPHGGGGPGMGPIGVAAHLAPFLPGHPVRPPADTLAPMRHRRGIDGVGSKSIGPVSAAPFGSASILTISWVYIALMGGEGLRRATQVAILNANYMAKRLESHYQVLYRGKAGTCAHEFILDCRPFEKSAGIKVDDIAKRLMDFGFHAPTMSFPVPGTLMIEPTESEPKAELDRFVEAMVAIREEIRAIEQGRMDRADNPLKHAPHTAAAVASDTWPHGYSREQGAFPAPWVREHKFWPIVGRIDNPFGDRNLVCVCPPMSEYA from the coding sequence ATGCCCGAGACCACAACCTCCGTCGGACGTTCGGCCGTTTCCAATGGATCGCACGTGCCGACGGCGACGAGTGCCGCCGCGCCGCCGCAGTCGGAGTGCTTTGCCGATCGCCACATCGGACCGAGCGACGACGAGATCGTGCAGATGCTGGGGGTGCTCGGGTACGGCTCGCTGGATGAGCTCACCAGCGCGACGGTGCCGGGGTCTATCCGCCTGGACCGGCCGCTGAACGTCGGCCCGGCCGCGGGGGAGTTTGAACTGATCGCCGAATTGAAGCGTACCGCGTCGAAGAACAGGGTGATGCGCTCGATGATCGGCATGGGCTACTCCGACACAATCACGCCGCCGGTCATCCAGCGCAACATCCTGGAGAACCCGGGGTGGTACACGCAGTACACCCCCTACCAGGCCGAGATCGCCCAGGGCCGGCTCGAAGCGCTCCTGAACTTCCAGACCATGGTGGCCGATCTGACGGGGCTTCCGCTCGCCGGCGCCTCGCTGCTGGATGAGGCGACCGCCGCGGCGGAAGCGATGGCCATGTGCTACGCCATTGCGGGCGGGAACGAAGGATCGAAGCGCGTGTTTGTCGTGGCGGAGGACTGTCACCCGCAGAACATCGCGGTCTGCCGGACGCGGGCGGAGTCATTGGGGATCACGCTCGTCGTCAGCGGCGTTTCAGCGATCGATTTCTCTCGCAGCGATGTCTGCGGCGTCCTTGTGCAGTACCCGACAACCGACGGACGAGTGATCGACTACTCGGGGGTGTGCGAAGCGGCGCACAGGGCCGGAGCCCAGGTCGTTGCTTCGGCCGACCTGCTGGCGCTCACGCTCATCACGCCTCCCGGGGAGTGGGGCGGGGGCGGGGCGGACATCGCCGTCGGCTCGGCGCAGCGGTTCGGGATTCCGATGGGGTTCGGTGGACCGCACGCGGCCTACATCGCGACACGCTCCGAACACGCCCGCAAGATGCCGGGCCGGATCATCGGGGTCTCGAGGGATGCCCACGGCAACCCCGCGCTCCGGATGGCGATCCAGACCCGCGAGCAGCACATCAAGAGGGAGCGGGCGACAAGCAACATCTGCACGGCCCAGGCCCTGCTGGCCATCATGGCGAGCATGTACGCCGTGTATCACGGTCCGGACGGCCTGAAGCGCATCGCGATGCGGGTCCACTCGAACACGTCGGCGCTTGCCTCAGGGCTCCGCGGGCTCGGGCACGACACAGGTTCGGCCCCCTTCTTCGACACGCTGAGGGTTCGGCTGGGCGCGGGCGTCGCCGCGGCCGACGTCCATGCTCGCGCTGTGGCCCGAGGGATCAACCTCCGACCGTACGAGGACGGGACCGTCGGCGTCTCGCTCGATGAGACCACCTCCGCGGCGGATGTCGCCGCGACGCTCGCGTGCTTCGGCGGCGATGGAGCGGCGGCGGCACCGGGGACCCGCGCCGAATACCCCCGGGGGCTCTCCAGGACATCGTCCTACCTCGCCCATCCTGTGTTCAACACGCACCATTCCGAATCGGAGATGCTCCGCTACATCTTCAAGCTGCAGAACCGCGACCTCTCGCTGGCGCACAGCATGATCCCGCTCGGATCCTGCACGATGAAACTCAACGCGACGAGCGAGATGCTGCCGGTCACGTGGCCCGAGTTCGGCCGGCTGCACCCCTTCGCGCCCGCGGACCAGACCCTCGGCTACGCGGAACTCTTCGCCTCACTCGAATCGTGGCTCGCGGAGATTACCGGGTTCGCCGCGGTCTCCCTCCAGCCCAACGCCGGCTCGCAGGGGGAATACGCGGGGCTCATGGTGATCCGGGCGTACCACCAGTCTCGCGGCCAGGGGAAGCGAGATGTCTGCCTGATTCCCGATTCGGCGCACGGGACCAACCCGGCATCGGCGGTCATCGCGGGAATGAAGGTGGTGGCCGTTGCGTGCGACGATCATGGGAACGTCGACATCGCGGACCTGCGGGCCAAGGCGAAGGAGCACGCCGCGGATCTGTCCTGCCTGATGATCACCTACCCGTCGACCCACGGCGTCTTTGAGGAGGGGATCCGCGACATCTGCAAGGTGGTGCACGACCACGGCGGACAGGTGTACATGGACGGGGCAAACATGAACGCCCAGGTGGGGCTCACCAGCCCCGGGGTGATCGGCGCCGATGTCTGCCACCTGAACCTGCACAAGACGTTCTGCATCCCCCACGGCGGCGGCGGGCCCGGCATGGGGCCCATCGGCGTTGCCGCGCACCTGGCGCCGTTCCTGCCGGGCCACCCGGTGCGTCCGCCGGCCGACACCCTCGCACCGATGCGGCACCGGCGCGGCATCGACGGGGTTGGCTCCAAGTCCATCGGACCCGTCTCCGCGGCTCCGTTCGGCTCGGCCTCGATCCTGACCATCTCCTGGGTGTATATCGCGCTCATGGGCGGGGAGGGCCTCAGGAGGGCCACCCAGGTCGCGATCCTGAACGCGAACTACATGGCCAAGCGGCTGGAGTCGCACTACCAGGTGCTCTACCGCGGCAAGGCCGGCACGTGCGCGCACGAGTTCATCCTGGATTGCCGCCCGTTCGAGAAGTCGGCGGGCATCAAGGTCGACGATATCGCCAAGCGTTTGATGGACTTCGGATTCCACGCCCCGACCATGTCGTTCCCGGTTCCTGGGACGCTCATGATCGAACCGACCGAGTCGGAGCCGAAGGCCGAACTCGACCGGTTCGTCGAGGCGATGGTCGCGATCCGCGAGGAGATCCGTGCCATCGAACAGGGCCGCATGGACCGGGCCGATAACCCGCTGAAGCACGCACCGCACACCGCCGCGGCGGTAGCGTCGGACACGTGGCCGCACGGGTATTCGCGCGAACAGGGCGCGTTCCCCGCTCCGTGGGTGCGGGAGCACAAGTTCTGGCCGATCGTCGGGCGCATCGACAACCCGTTCGGCGACCGCAACCTGGTCTGCGTGTGCCCGCCGATGAGCGAGTACGCCTGA
- a CDS encoding TIM barrel protein yields the protein MGLVDLRSQGTRRTAEQLLAHLGAFRLEPKFSAGVWFFSPMASRFHARYQKELSLEERLEVAAGLKADGLSALEAHYPNEINEQNIDVWRTWSRQAGIRILTVIPNLFYDEQFEFGSLSNPLGAPRRAAIDRTKAALRMNRELECDFAVLWPGIDGYENPFGLDFVAARDRFIDGLAEAMDEVPGVRVAFEPKPYEPRGRILFGTTAEGVLLGRLVESRLRAEPNTRLLGDGHALVCMNPEVGHVLMGFEDLAYAFSWPLSEGRLAHSHWNSQPLGNYDQDLPVGSVSPEQLDAALYTLAMHGYTGHFGIDINPERMPVQTALRISMDAIRSAIDWIGVLDHEQILAARSRPDRARGWLEAYLVRARSRHPERLRPLPPPG from the coding sequence ATGGGGCTGGTGGACCTTCGATCGCAGGGCACTCGCCGCACTGCGGAGCAGTTGCTGGCGCATCTCGGGGCGTTCCGGCTTGAGCCGAAGTTCTCCGCCGGGGTCTGGTTCTTCTCGCCGATGGCCAGCCGGTTTCACGCGAGGTATCAGAAGGAACTCTCGCTGGAGGAGCGGCTCGAAGTCGCGGCGGGGCTCAAGGCCGACGGGCTTTCGGCGCTGGAGGCGCACTACCCCAATGAGATCAACGAGCAGAACATCGATGTGTGGCGGACGTGGAGTCGTCAGGCCGGGATACGGATCCTGACGGTGATCCCGAACCTGTTCTACGACGAGCAGTTTGAGTTCGGCAGCCTCTCGAATCCGCTCGGGGCCCCAAGGCGGGCCGCGATCGACCGAACGAAGGCGGCCCTGCGGATGAACCGTGAACTGGAGTGTGACTTCGCCGTTCTCTGGCCGGGAATCGACGGGTACGAGAACCCGTTTGGCCTGGACTTCGTGGCCGCGAGAGATCGGTTTATCGACGGCCTCGCCGAGGCGATGGACGAGGTGCCGGGCGTGCGGGTGGCCTTCGAGCCCAAGCCGTACGAACCGCGTGGCCGCATCCTCTTCGGCACGACCGCCGAGGGCGTTCTGCTCGGACGGCTTGTCGAGTCCAGGCTCAGGGCGGAACCCAATACTCGGCTGCTGGGGGATGGTCACGCCCTGGTGTGCATGAACCCCGAGGTCGGTCACGTGCTGATGGGATTTGAGGACTTGGCCTACGCGTTCTCTTGGCCTCTCTCCGAGGGCCGGCTTGCGCACAGCCACTGGAACAGCCAGCCGCTGGGAAACTATGACCAGGACCTCCCCGTCGGGAGCGTGTCGCCCGAGCAGCTTGATGCGGCTCTGTACACGCTCGCGATGCACGGCTACACCGGGCACTTCGGGATCGATATCAATCCCGAGCGGATGCCCGTGCAGACGGCCCTCCGGATTTCCATGGACGCGATCCGCTCGGCGATCGACTGGATCGGCGTTCTGGACCACGAGCAGATTCTCGCCGCGAGGAGCCGCCCCGATCGCGCCCGCGGCTGGCTGGAGGCGTATCTCGTCCGTGCCCGCAGCAGGCACCCCGAGCGGCTCCGCCCGCTTCCTCCGCCGGGGTAG
- a CDS encoding M28 family peptidase translates to MNPYRISLVLVLWAVPASAAFSAPPSPMASHDDAVARYREHVTTLANPFMEGRGSGTRGNELAADYIEFWFRQFGLAPAFPVTETAHDGTEVVTPRGSFRQSFEFGRDTVVAEQSLAITRATDDSPVLFADAAGDTGAFQALAVSGSASLEAPVVFVGYGIESGPPGHESFSSFGEGDDVAGKVVLVLRFEPLNAVGKSAFTDGGEWSPSAALYPRLAALAKRGAAAILVAAPPGVDDPRSKTIETAASTRRLGRPLDIPVMMLSTQTAEALVRAGDEQGRSLAALRALADAGNGVIPLNGVTAKVLTRIDRPARSSANVAGVLAGKGSLAKEYVVIGAHFDHLGDGSLGGSRLNEEGPTHPGADDNASGTAGMLLLAERIASEYAALPETANARSILFMGFSGEEIGLVGSRYFVRNSPLEAASIYAMLNMDMIGRLRDSKLEVNGTGTADGFDAILKPLFDSSGLDIKILPGGRGPSDHASFYAGGIPVLFFFTGFHPEYHTPRDVSRLINFEGGVQVADLVQKIATTLAMRHDGLPFRETEARAPVDHGALPGADPAAGSSVSGTRIRFGIMPDSYGDTDPGVPVGDVFPGTSAADAGIKKGDRLMKWNGELIDSVEAWTEMLKQHKPGDVVTVTVDRDGKEMVLPVTLRARSSGRQ, encoded by the coding sequence ATGAACCCGTATCGCATTTCGCTCGTTTTGGTCCTGTGGGCCGTTCCCGCGTCGGCCGCATTCAGCGCCCCTCCGAGCCCGATGGCCTCGCACGACGACGCGGTGGCCCGATATCGAGAGCATGTCACGACCCTTGCCAACCCCTTCATGGAGGGCCGGGGCTCCGGTACCAGGGGCAACGAACTCGCCGCGGACTACATCGAGTTCTGGTTCAGGCAGTTCGGGCTGGCCCCGGCCTTTCCCGTAACCGAGACCGCGCACGACGGCACCGAGGTCGTCACCCCGAGGGGATCCTTCCGGCAGTCGTTTGAGTTCGGACGAGACACGGTGGTCGCGGAGCAGTCGCTCGCAATTACGCGCGCGACCGACGACTCCCCGGTGCTCTTTGCCGATGCCGCGGGCGACACCGGCGCGTTCCAGGCTCTTGCCGTATCGGGCTCGGCGTCGCTCGAGGCCCCGGTGGTGTTCGTCGGCTACGGCATCGAATCGGGGCCGCCGGGCCATGAGTCGTTCTCATCGTTCGGAGAGGGTGACGATGTCGCCGGCAAGGTCGTGCTCGTCCTGCGATTCGAGCCTCTCAATGCCGTGGGCAAGAGCGCCTTTACTGACGGGGGAGAGTGGAGCCCGTCCGCGGCGCTCTACCCCCGGCTGGCGGCGCTTGCGAAGCGGGGCGCGGCGGCGATCCTCGTGGCGGCGCCCCCGGGTGTCGACGATCCCAGGTCAAAGACGATCGAGACCGCGGCGTCAACACGCCGGCTCGGGCGGCCCCTCGACATTCCGGTCATGATGCTGTCGACGCAGACCGCGGAGGCCCTCGTCCGCGCGGGCGATGAGCAGGGCCGCTCGCTGGCCGCGCTGCGTGCCCTCGCCGATGCGGGGAACGGGGTCATCCCTCTCAACGGCGTCACCGCCAAGGTGTTGACTCGGATTGATCGGCCGGCACGGTCGTCGGCCAACGTAGCCGGAGTCCTCGCCGGGAAGGGCTCGTTGGCGAAGGAATACGTTGTGATCGGCGCCCACTTTGATCACCTTGGAGACGGCTCGCTCGGCGGTTCAAGGCTCAACGAGGAGGGGCCCACCCACCCGGGCGCCGACGACAACGCCTCGGGCACCGCCGGCATGCTGCTGCTCGCCGAGCGGATCGCGAGCGAGTACGCCGCGCTGCCGGAGACCGCCAATGCCAGATCGATCCTCTTCATGGGATTCAGCGGCGAAGAGATCGGGCTGGTCGGTTCCAGGTACTTCGTCAGGAACTCTCCTCTCGAGGCCGCGTCCATCTACGCGATGCTCAACATGGACATGATCGGGCGGCTCAGGGATTCCAAGCTGGAGGTCAACGGCACCGGCACGGCCGACGGCTTCGACGCCATCCTCAAGCCACTGTTCGACTCCTCGGGGCTGGATATCAAGATCCTCCCGGGCGGGCGCGGGCCATCGGATCACGCCTCCTTCTACGCGGGGGGCATCCCGGTGCTCTTCTTCTTCACGGGGTTCCACCCCGAGTACCACACGCCGCGAGATGTCAGCCGTCTCATCAACTTCGAGGGCGGCGTTCAAGTCGCGGATCTCGTGCAGAAGATCGCGACGACGCTCGCGATGCGCCATGATGGCCTCCCGTTCAGGGAGACCGAGGCACGCGCGCCCGTTGACCACGGGGCACTCCCCGGCGCCGATCCGGCCGCGGGCTCCTCGGTCTCCGGCACACGCATCCGCTTCGGCATCATGCCCGATTCCTACGGAGACACCGACCCCGGTGTGCCGGTTGGGGACGTCTTTCCGGGCACGTCGGCGGCCGATGCGGGCATCAAGAAGGGTGATCGCCTTATGAAGTGGAACGGCGAGTTGATCGACTCGGTCGAGGCCTGGACCGAGATGCTCAAGCAGCACAAGCCCGGCGACGTCGTAACGGTCACCGTTGATCGGGACGGCAAGGAAATGGTGCTCCCGGTGACGCTCAGGGCCCGTTCATCCGGCCGTCAGTAA
- a CDS encoding DUF1579 family protein: MILNRATLAIVLAAGLAATASAAEPPGCKSQDQTTERLQPCNSMFSRLVGEWEGQIQTRNSDGRVSTSMASVSNRLENNDKSLVSCFEGFAFGRPVHGASVIRMNPGAQAERSWYTNLTNATMTMPMKASSSENSIAFAGEGVDPSTGKTVSIEQVLRVVDSNNYVFESFSIESSGEKVMLMRLEMSRLPEGRLAQAAEKFSDAKLLAKVRLNSPAQTADANGH, translated from the coding sequence ATGATTCTGAACCGCGCCACGCTTGCCATCGTTCTGGCCGCCGGGCTCGCCGCGACTGCATCGGCCGCCGAACCCCCGGGCTGCAAGAGCCAGGACCAGACGACGGAGCGTCTGCAGCCGTGCAACTCGATGTTCAGCCGCCTCGTCGGCGAATGGGAAGGCCAGATCCAGACTCGCAACAGCGACGGGCGCGTGTCGACCTCGATGGCCAGCGTTTCGAACCGCCTCGAGAACAACGACAAGTCACTTGTGTCCTGCTTCGAGGGCTTCGCCTTCGGTCGCCCGGTCCACGGCGCCTCGGTGATCCGCATGAACCCCGGCGCCCAGGCCGAGCGGTCGTGGTACACCAACCTGACGAACGCGACCATGACGATGCCAATGAAGGCCTCGAGCAGCGAGAACTCGATCGCGTTCGCCGGCGAGGGCGTTGATCCCTCCACCGGCAAGACGGTGAGCATCGAGCAGGTGCTCCGCGTTGTCGATAGCAACAACTACGTCTTCGAGTCGTTCTCGATCGAGAGCAGCGGCGAGAAGGTCATGCTGATGCGCCTCGAGATGAGCCGGCTGCCCGAGGGCCGCCTCGCCCAGGCTGCCGAAAAGTTCAGCGACGCCAAGCTCCTGGCCAAGGTCCGGCTGAACTCGCCGGCGCAGACCGCCGACGCCAACGGTCACTGA